One window of Sphingomonas sp. KC8 genomic DNA carries:
- the sciP gene encoding CtrA inhibitor SciP, with product MIENQKFRPAQVIGPLGEPLTLDTLPPPSTTRWVVRRKAEVVAAVNGGLLSVDEVCERYGLTVEEFAGWQRAVDRSGMPGLRVTRIQHYKSLYERQQKY from the coding sequence ATGATCGAAAATCAGAAATTCCGTCCAGCCCAGGTAATCGGTCCGCTCGGCGAACCTTTGACCCTCGATACATTGCCGCCGCCGTCCACCACGCGTTGGGTTGTGCGGCGCAAGGCGGAAGTTGTGGCTGCGGTGAATGGCGGCCTGCTCAGCGTCGATGAAGTGTGCGAACGATATGGCCTGACCGTGGAAGAATTTGCCGGATGGCAGCGCGCGGTCGATCGATCGGGCATGCCGGGCCTGCGCGTCACCCGCATCCAGCATTATAAGTCGCTTTACGAACGCCAGCAGAAATACTGA